The DNA region GTCGTGGCGATGCCCGCCGCGGCCAGGGACAAGCCCCACCAATTCCTCGTTCTCATGATTCGTCTCTCCTTCATTTCCCAAGACTCGGAACTCCGGAATATCCGGTAAATCTGCTGCCCGTTCTCTGCAGTGGATGTTTCAAAATGCCTCCGCCGATGCGGTGGGCGGGGTGGTATGCTCAGTGGCCCCCGGTGGCCAGTCGGATTCGCTCGCGCTTGTCAATCATCACCACGCGCCCGTCGTGGACCGTCACTTCCACAGACCCATAGCGCAGGCTGCCGATGGCCACCAGAATCGCCTCGGTGATGGACGGGTCGATGCGCTGGGATGCCTCAGGCCCCGGTTTTTTCTCCTGGCTTACTTCGCTGCTCATATTTCCTCGATTCTCATGGGGTGTTTTACGGGTCCCGATCAGGGCGATCGCCATAGGTTGACCGTCCTGAAAGGGATGCCTGTAGAGCAGCCAGCGTGCCAGTTTCGAGATGGCCACCTGGCGGCGGGCGGCGTCGTTCGGTGTTGTTTGTTTAAGTCTTTGCTATCAGATGGCTTACGTGAGTGTGCTCGATGGGTTAAGGCTGGTATCCGTCATACTTGATGGCAACGGAGCCGAATTGTGAGCCAGCAGATTCGAGATAACCCATCAAGATCCAGCAAATATGCCGGGTAAAAATAACAGGCATTCGCATTGTCCAGTACATTTGCGGTATACTCCCGCCATGAAAAGACACCACGAACTCCTGCTCTCCGTGTGGCGCGAAGCCTGCCGCCATATCGAACTTGATGAATCACTCGCCCGGATCGCCCCCTTGCTCGCCGATCCCATGGCGCTCCATGGCATGCAGCTATTCCATGTGGACCCCGATCTCAAGCGCGTCGAGCGCCTCGGGGCCGTGCTCGAAGACGACGAGGCTACCCTGCCCGCGCCCGCCCTCGATGCGCGGCGCGTTGCCACCCTTGCCCGTTGGTGCAAGACAGGCACCCCCGTCGCCTTCAATGCCGCCGCTCCCGTACCCGCCATTCCCTTGGAGTTGTGCGATGCACTCAGCAATCAGATCCTCGCCTTGCCGCTCCGCTCCGAGCACGATACCCTTGGCGTACTCATGCTGGGTGCCCAACCGGGCCACCGCTTTGGCGATGCCGATGCGCGCCTCGCGGAGTTACTCTGCGAGCCCCTGGCCGTCGCACTGGAAAATGATCGGCGCCTCAATGAGCTTATCGCGCTGCGCGAGGCCGCTGAAGCCGACAAGATCAAGCTGCTCCATCGCCTCGGCCGAGAGGCCTTGACCAACGAGATCATCGGCGCCAAAGGCGGGTTGCGCTCCGTACTCGAGCGGGCCGCCCTCGTGTCCCGCTCCGAGGTGCCCGTGCTGATTTTCGGCGAGACCGGCGCCGGCAAAGAAGTCGTCGCCCGCGCCATTCACGACAGCTCTCCCCGGGCCAACGGCCCCTTCATCCGCGTGAACTGCGGTGCAATCCCCCATGAATTGATCGACTCCGAGCTCTTCGGCCACGAGAAAGGCAGCTTCACCGGCGCCACCGGTTCAAGGCGCGGCTGGTTCGAACGCGCCGACGGCGGCACGCTGTTCCTCGATGAAATCGGCGAGCTTTCCGCCGCCGCACAGGTCCGCCTCCTCCGCGTCGTGCAGGAGGGTGTCTTCGAGCGCGTGGGGGGGGAGCAGTCGCTCCATGTGAACGTGCGCATCGTCGCCGCCACCCACCGCGACCTCGCCATGATGGTCCGGGAACACAGCTTTCGCGAAGACCTCTGGTATCGCATCGCCGTCTTCCCCATCATGCTGCCACCCCTCCGCGAGCGCCTGGAAGATATCCCCGAACTGGCGGCCCACTTTGCGGACCGGGCCGCGCGCCGCTTCGGACTTCGGCCCCAGACGCCCACCGAGGCCGATCTGGCCCTCCTCGCGGCCTATTCGTGGCCCGGCAACGTCCGCGAGTTTGCCTCGGTGCTGGATCGCGCCGCCCTCCTGGGAGATGGCGCAAGGCTGGAAGTCGCCGCCGCCCTCGGCATCGCGCCCGTGGGCCAGCGCGCCTCTGGCCAGGCCGTGGCGCCAGATATCGCCGAGACTGGCCCCATCGTCACCCTCGACGAAGCTATGAAACGACACATCGAACGCGCCCTCGCCCACACCGGCGGAAAGATTGAGGGCAAGGGCGGCGTCGCCGACCTCCTCGACATCAACCCCCACACCCTGCGCGCCCGCATGCGCAAACTCCGCGTCGAGTGGAACAGCTTTCGGAAGTAAGCCGGATTCGCCCCGGATACCGGTGAACTTGGTCTCAGATCACCGCGCCCATAGCGTCGCGGAGGCCCATCCATAAATCAGGCGGGTCGCTCGCGGCCCTGACTGCGCCCATCGGGGTGCGTCAATCGGCGTGGCCTGCCCAGTTCCTTCAACCGACGAAAAGACGCGCCTTGCCCTGACCGGGAGTTTTATACAATACTCTTGGTACCAGTTTACTGTCCCGTGCAGCGCGGACCTCCACACAGCCGAAACCAGGATTGTTATGAGCGCCTCCAGACTACTTCGTCGAACACCTGCAGCTATTGGACTGCTTCTGCTCCTGATTTCGATTGCCGTCGATTCGACTTCTGCGACGGAAATGGTTTCGATTCCAGCCAGTCAGGACAACACCCTGTTCGAGAGCAGCGCGGGCAGCCTCAGCAATGGAGCGGGCGAAACCCTCTACGCGGGGAGGACCACAGGCTCTGAGCCAATCCGGCGAGGGCTGGTTCAGTTCGATATAGCGGGAAACATCCCCCAGGGCGCGACGATCGTCTCGGTATCCCTGAAGCTGCGCCTTGTCAGTAACCCCAGCGGCACGTCGAATACCGTATCGCTGAGCAAGGTTCTCGCCGGCTGGGGCGAATCGAGTTCCAAAGAAATCATCACCAACGGATCGGGAGCAATTGCCGAATCGGGAGATGCCACGTGGATACACCGAAGCTACAACGCCACGTCGTGGAATGCGGCGGGGGGCGACTACTCGGGCGTGACAAGCGCCTCAACCGACGTAAGTTTTCTTGGGGATTTCACCTGGTCTTCCAGCCAAATGGTGCAGGATGTACAGGACTGGCTCGACCACGGAGATAACTTTGGCTGGATACTGATGGGGGATGAAGTCACGATAGGCTTCCCCTTCAATGTTGGTACACTCAAGGGCTTCGCCAGTCGTGAAAACGACACCCAGAGCACTCGCCCTGAACTCACGGTCGGCTATGACCTGAAGCAGGACTACGGCGACGCGCCCGCCTCGTACTCGACCTACAGTGCAAACTCGGGAGCGTCCCACATTCAATCCTCGGCACGCTTTCTGGGCACCGCCGTAGACGACGAGCCTGATGGTCAACCTGATGCCGAAGCCCTGGGTGATGATAAAATTAACATCGACGATGAAGACGGTGTGACCTTCACCGAGGCCATTTCGGCGGGATCCCTGGCCAGCCTGAGCGTGACGGCCTCCGCGGCAGGTTACTTGAACGCCTGGATTGACTTTGACGGGAACGGAAACTGGAGCGGGGTCGACGAACAGATATTCACCGACATGGAGCTTGTCGCTGGCGCCAA from Candidatus Hydrogenedentota bacterium includes:
- a CDS encoding sigma 54-interacting transcriptional regulator, yielding MKRHHELLLSVWREACRHIELDESLARIAPLLADPMALHGMQLFHVDPDLKRVERLGAVLEDDEATLPAPALDARRVATLARWCKTGTPVAFNAAAPVPAIPLELCDALSNQILALPLRSEHDTLGVLMLGAQPGHRFGDADARLAELLCEPLAVALENDRRLNELIALREAAEADKIKLLHRLGREALTNEIIGAKGGLRSVLERAALVSRSEVPVLIFGETGAGKEVVARAIHDSSPRANGPFIRVNCGAIPHELIDSELFGHEKGSFTGATGSRRGWFERADGGTLFLDEIGELSAAAQVRLLRVVQEGVFERVGGEQSLHVNVRIVAATHRDLAMMVREHSFREDLWYRIAVFPIMLPPLRERLEDIPELAAHFADRAARRFGLRPQTPTEADLALLAAYSWPGNVREFASVLDRAALLGDGARLEVAAALGIAPVGQRASGQAVAPDIAETGPIVTLDEAMKRHIERALAHTGGKIEGKGGVADLLDINPHTLRARMRKLRVEWNSFRK
- a CDS encoding YezD family protein — its product is MSSEVSQEKKPGPEASQRIDPSITEAILVAIGSLRYGSVEVTVHDGRVVMIDKRERIRLATGGH